In Acipenser ruthenus chromosome 1, fAciRut3.2 maternal haplotype, whole genome shotgun sequence, the genomic stretch CATATGTATAATTTATATTTGACATGTGTATTTCTTGACTAatagttacatttaagaacaattcACATTTAACAACTGGATAATGTTTAAACATGAATCTATTAATACCCCTAATATACAATGCTGTTAGAACAGTGTAAAAGAAAAGCCAAAATGTTTGttcaaaatcttttatttatttactataaaGACAAACACCAAAATAATTCCAAATTATGCTATAAAATGCTTCAAAAAGGGGTAAaaactttaataattaaaatatcttgatatatttaaaaattacaaaGAATACATttagccatttttttttcttaacccaGAGTTTTCAATAACAATTTGCTTGCACAGTAAGGTGCTAATAGAAGTTAGCCCTTAAGCCCTGGAAGTATTAAGAATTACAGTCacatagcatatatatatatatatatatatatatatatatatatatatatatatatatatatatatatatatatatatatataatatatatatagtgaaagtgAACTTTGGtagaggaaaatctgagacaCCTGAGGTAGTAGAAACTGGAATAAACAGCAGTAGAcgttatttacaaataaaaagtacCACCAGgtaacataagaacaacacaaaaataattacacattacAATCTCAGTCCAGCTCTGATCCAAAGAATAAGATTACATCACatccatattaaaaaaataaaatagaaaatacacCACAATTACCAGCAAGCTGAAAAATACTAACAAACTCCAAGAGTATCAGGAGAAGCCACAGGCTTTTAACATTACAGATACAGAGATTGATGAAGTAATACTGATTAGCTGAGGTTCATCAGTTTTAAGAATCTGccagaatttgttttgttttcagtatatAAAATGGCAAGAGTGTATACTTTAAAgcttacacaaaataaaaacttggaaaataaaatacaaataaaaaaaaataaaataaaataaaaaaaaatacaaccaccACCTTTCAAGAATCTTGAAAAAGTAGTACAAAAAAAGTACAGGAGTCAAGTACAATAAATTTAGCTACCAAACTTCACATTGATTTACTCTTTAGCTCTTCAAGCTTTGTCAAGCTTGTACTCCgcataaagaaatatatatttgcataaaaACTTTCAATTGTTTATAAAGAAGTACTTGtgactattttttgttttatttttttaaaatcataaattacATATTATTGCCGTCTCTCTTCTCAGCACAGAGCGGTTCGAAACACAAAGCTGATGATTTCACACACTCGTGTTATTTGTGTTTCTGAACACTTAACACAGTTCAAGCATCATTTTAGAGCATTTCATTTTCTCAACGGATTACAATTAGAACATCACCACTTGAAGAGCTAAAGCTGAAATGATTACATGAACTAGGTACATGCTCTAAACCCTAACAGCCTGCCATAAAGCTGAATAAAATCAACGTATTGACATCTATTAGTAGTATAAAAGTCTGCCATTTTCCTTTGATACTGCAGCCGGCAATTAacagaaatagaaagaaaaacaaaacaaaaaaaacactgtatctGCTATATGATAAACTAACATTGAAAAGTGGCTTGCGTTAAATACCAAAATAAGTATAACCTTTGTACAAAGACAAAATCTAATTCTTATATCCTGGTAGCATTCAGAACCTATTGTGAATAGCTgtacagaggatttaaaataaaataattaaaatactgtatattctcTATCGAAGTGATCAGCCtggcaaatacagtacagcagaaaAGGAAAACGCCAGAAACATATGACCAGCAGGAAGAGCATCAAATCTGGTTCTTTCAAGAAATGTAACAAGACTAATTTTAAAGACTTGTGAACTAACAATGCCATCAAAATATGTATTAACTCAACAAGGCTCAAATgtaacagtgacattttaataaaaacagcagggtGATCACCATGGCTTTTGGAACCCTAAAACAAGAacccatcattttattttaagaaaggtCTCACAAGTTCAAAGGTATCTTTGACATTAACAGGTTTATAATAATActcaaaagcatttatttttaattgtaaaaaaatacaCCTTTCAAGACTGCAAAATGACAATTCTTTCATTGCAGCTCCATAAGCTTTCACATTCGGCACCAATTTGCTTGCGCCTATTtcgtatttttatttatgtatttatttttagaaaatcaCCTTTTCCTGAACAATGTTAAATGTAAGAGTCTTATCTTTCAAACGACAAAACCAGATTAAATGGTCCGACAGTAAAATGCACAAACCAGCTGCAACATTATGCACTGCAGCTAAAACATGTGGTTTACACAAAACCActgatcaaaaaaataaaaaaacacacaacactttcTGATGGTGTTTACTGAAGTAGCAgaattattaaaaccattgacAATGACTTACTCTAACccgtttaacaaaataaaattgttaaaaaCTAAAATTCAGAGAGCAGTAATATACTCTCAATGTGAAACACATGAATTCTGTGACATCTAGCTGTGGGTTCAAAACATGACGCATTTTGAGCCCCCCAGCTGCTAATATTGCCAAAAGAGTGCACCAACAGGAAAATGTTCATCGCTGAACTGCCCTAACACTCTATGATtgcttttttcattaaaaaaaaaacaaaaaacaaagagagaagatgcTCTTATGGTCACTAAAGGCCAATCTTTCTCAAGGCACAATTTAGAAGTTAAACTTGTGACTAACTTGCATATTGTGGTAAGGTACAGCTCTGTATGCGTCAGTCACAGCAGCCTTTTAGAGACCTCATTTTCAGGGTTTGTCTTAAGGCTGCTACAGCATCGCTGTTCTGTGAATTCGTTTTCCTGTGTTCAGTAGTATCTTTCACGACTAGCTTCCACTCTTGTGGTACTGCCTCTACCATGCTGTACGGATGATCGGGTGTTTGAGGAGCTCTCGCGCCGGAGGCCTGTCCAGTGGCTGAAGTTCCAGACATCGCAGAACCACGTCTCTAAGACCTGGAGACAGGTGGGCTGGGATTGTAGGAGCACTCGTGGCGCTTGCAATCTgaggtttaaaagaaaaagaaaaatccatCAGACTCCAAAACACAGAGTTCCAAAACAAAAAttgcaaaaatgtataaaatagaaCCCGAAATATAGAAAACAGGTGGTGACATACCTTAAATATCAGTGCAAGGTGATTGGAGTGCTTCTCTGCATTCCACGGTGGCTTAGCACAGGACATCTCTATAATAGCACAGCCCACACTCCACACATCACAGCTCCTGCCATACTGCAGGCCTCTCAGAACCTGACACAAAGATTGCAATGTCAGACAAGCAAGGCACTCCAAGCACTTAGctgttattttgctcttattgtattactcttgctcttattgtattacttgtattgtaacgcttgaaatgtttttgcctacgattgtaagtcgccctggataagggtgtctgctaagaaataaataataataataataataacacgtttCAAAAGAGACACTTAAACTGGGCCCTTCTTAAAAAAATTGGATTTTTTTAGCATTGTACcccgctgtattattattatttagtttatttagcagatgcctttatccaaggcacaGAGACtacagtgtgtgaactatgcatcagctgcagagtcacttataacaacgtctcacccgaaagacggagcacaaggaggttaagtgacttgctcagggtcacacgagtcagtgagttacaagcccttttctttaaccactggaccacacagcctcctatattgtgCAGAATTTAACACTACTACTTTCGTCTTATTACGTTTTTAGGTTTAGAAGCATAACTTGTATTAAGGCTATTATCTTCACTGGTCAGTGAAACatcattattattcatatttaaaatgtcagAAAACTTTACCATGATTTGATTATAATAATGCCTAATAAAAGCTACAGTAATACAGTGCTTTATCATCTTATTCATGCCTCTGCTAAATGTAATAGTTAGTTTTAGTTTGAAATAAcctatttacagttttcaaaacattttaggTAAGTGAAGGAATCTTTTTTGTACAGCCTCTAGCGGTGTAATAGTCATTGGCAGAAATCAGTTTTTTTATGATTGAAGCCCAATAGAAAAGTACAAAGggatatttttgtgtttttacactGAATTAAAATCAGTGCTAATGATAAAGGATACATATAATTAACTGTAGTATTCTTGAAGAACCAGATAACTTATTTCTCTCCTAATTAAACATGTTTTGGACTACAATCATAACAAGGGATTAGGAGCCCATTCATTGTTGGGGCCTCAAAGCGATTTCTAGTGTCTTTTGTTCAGAGTTACTGAGAACTCTAAATCCACTTCAGCCGGTTCTTAACCAGACAACTAGGAATGCTTTACATACCATTGGCTGAATTTCTCTAATCTTTTTTTGAGCTATAAACTTGTAAACAGCATCAGACAAAATATAACTGGTTTATTACCATGCTGCATGTAAGCAAGACACACAATCCTACAGTGCATGCCTTTTCTAAAAGTTGAAATGCTCAGTACTGGAATGATGGATTTCCATACTGTCAGCATGCAGTTGCcttcttttttctattttactttGAGTAACTCCAAGGACCTGTCTTTATAAAGCAGTCCTACTTGATCAGCAATTAAGCTTCAGATGACAAAAATACTGAAACACAGAGTACTAGAAGGGTGTTTGCTTAACACAGCAATGTGTGCTTGCAAATGTTATAGTATTATAAAAGTAGTAtggaatgcacacacacacacacacagtcttacCTCTGGCGCCATAAACGCGATGGTTCCCAGAAGCTGTCCCTGAAACTCACCAGCACCGGTGCCTTTTGATGCCAACCTGGCAGCAGCTCCAAAGTCCGCTATTCTTAGTCTCTGCCCTGTGCTGTCAATTAGCAGATTGGCACctacaataaaacacaacaaaaagtgCTGGTGGTTACCAAAGAGGCAACAGCAGGGGAGGAAAATCCATTTCCCTAGTTACTACCCTCCATATTCCcccaaacaccacacacacattcCAGCGAGATCCCCCCACCTTTTCCCTGACAACTGCAGGGAAGCATGCACTCCTAAACGCTGCAAGCATGTCATTAGATATGGCTTGTACTCAGTTCAAGGCTTCAGGGCCGAAGGGTCACCGCGAGACCAAGACCTCGCTGGGCTCTGGCAGCAGCACAATGCACCGCTATTCTCTGTAGGAAACACTCCTGCTCCATCAATTTGCCTTCTGAACTAGCCTTTCGCACCTTTGATGTCTCGATGGATAATCTGGTTCTCATGGAGATAAGAGAGGCCACGCAGCAGCTGCTCTGTGTAGTTTATGATAACCGCTTCCTTGAAGGCTCCATACTTGTTCAGTAAATGAGAAACTGATCCAcctgaaagaaaagaaaggaaagaaagtaATCCTTCACTTTTAATGAGCCGTTTCTTGAGCCACGCTGCTCCTCAGATGCCGTTTCTCCAAGAGCCAAGCTGTAACTTCCTACAGCTGTCAGTGTTACATTTTGACTTTACCCATTAAAAACACAGAATGGATTAAAAGAcataggtgttttttttattaaataacaaagcaAAAGTTAAAGTAAGGCACATGCCAATattaacagaataaataaaacaacctaGGTTACTGTTATTCAGCATTTTATAAAGTACTATTATGATTTTGTTTAAGAGCAGTACATACTTCCTACTACAGCATTTTCTATTTGTTTCTCTGAGATTTCTATGCTTGCAAGGCATGACTAAAGACCACAGATTCCAGCTACAGCATGTGTAATCAGAGGTAAAGCACTGTTTTGTACATAGTTCAACAGCCTTCATGCAGCTTTTTAAAGGTGTCTAGTCCAATAGGAGAGCCATTTAAtatatttggttttaaaaaaaaatctgcttcaaAAGCCTTCATTTTTACCAACATATTTCCCATAACATAAAACAGACTTGTTTTTAATAATGTCCAATAAACTCCAATTTCAAAGGGATTTAGCAGGCAGTAATTAAAGTGCAGCTGCTAGTTTTCAAAGAGCTGTGTGGATACAATGATCTGGTGTACTTTATATATCACCAATTAGGTAAGCTTTAACTATTTCGTTACCCAACACTATCCTGCAGAGCCTGCACGCTTTGTTCTGTAATGCTGTGTCGACTCACCTGCCATCCACTCCACAAAGAGATTATAATTGTTCTTTTCACACGTTGCCCCCAACATTCGAATGATGTTAGGGTGGTTCAGATGGCCCATCATCCTGATCTCTTCTCTTAAAGCTTCTACCACCTCTTCCTGCTCAGAAGAGGTGTTCCTCACATAGGTAACCTGAGTCGAGAATCAGAAGACATCTTTCTATGCATTGAAGTTATGATTACAGTATGCATTATAGGAATGCATTGACTTATTAACAGTccaatttaaagctgcagtgccccATACTCATATTCAAGTTTCTATTGAAGTATGAATCCTGGCTAAATGTTCACTTGATTTGTTCCCTGTAGTTTAGCCTATAGTGTACTTGTTTGTAAACTAGACATTTTTAGCTTTCCAATTAATTCCGATTCAACAGGCACAGGCACTTTTCTCCCTCCTCAAAGCCAATTTGCCACAAGCAGGAAGTTAACACATCTAGAATCTCAGGGAAGCCAAAGAGAAatatacataaatgaaaaaaggTGCTACTTTTGTTAAGCGGTTAAAATACTACTGGAAATACATACAGATCTCACATTCAGCAAAATGAGGTGAGAACATATCAAAATACTGAGCAAAATCAGATCAGAAACTACTGTATGTCACATCAAGTACATTTTTGAATGGACCAATAAAgtgtttgtagctaacaaaaaaaaataaaaaaaataaaatcagacctGTTGGACACTTCAATTTAATTATTTAGGtatgaaatgtgcagttttgaaataattcattttaaaagtatgaaatctggtactacactaggttctCATCGATTCTCTTTATAGGTCATGTCTTAACAGTGTGTTCAGGTTCAGCAGTTTACTGGCTGCAACGCATTTCAATAGGGAATctgctggttggttaatgactggGAAGAAGGCTTGAGGCGGTGGAGACATTAAAATCTCCaaatgaaatgaccaaggaagtgcaagactacctgaaagtaggCTTGCAAACAGGTTTTGTTAACCTTGTGTTGTACCAGAGCTCACATTTCAAATTCATACACTATTGCTATATGTGTTTTCCTTTCAAACCGAGACCAGTATAGAGAATGGAAATGCTTGCCAGGCAAGATTTCTAGTATTATTCTGCTAGCTACAACCACATTATGAAGGAACTAGATTTGTTTGAATATCTGAAACACAACCTCAGTTATGTTCCGAAAAGAAATATAGAAAATTGCATGCGTGTGTACGGTATTTCAAGCTGTACAGCGTTGCTTTATGAAATACAGTAGTTAGAGGAGGAGTATCTTAAATGTATGCAAAGATCTCAATGACCTACTGGTTTTCATCTTTGATTTTAATACTTGCTCTGTCTCAGACCTCTTTCTACCATAATATACATAGCAGTGTTAACTTGGTGTCTGGGATCggaggttactctgtgtgctttgGAGGCTGGTATGAAAAACAGTTGGAATACAtgataatattaaaatacaatttttataTTTCTGGTCTTCTCAATAAATTGATGTTGAATACCTAGTGCTCTTATTGTGTGAAAACAATTGAAGAAAATGAAATCAGGGATTACCTGTTTGACAGCCATTAATGTCCCTGTCCCCACATCTTGAGCCTGGTAACAGGATGAAAAAGCTCCAAGACCTATCTGTTGTCCTTTGAGCCATTCTGCACCCTCTCTGTAAGGGTGTTTTGCTTTGGTATGTCCAGGCAAAGTTTCTGGGGTCTGAACATTTCAAAgaaataaacagttaataatgTTCTCCATAGCTTGGTTATTGAACAATTATATCATTACATACATAGGTAATTTCTTCTTTTTCAACAACAGCCTTTACTTGCTATTATAATATACCAAACATTGAAAGTCTTTCTTGCAGGAATAGATTGGAACATGTACTCTACCAGTGATACTAATGGAAACTACTTGCATTCCGTTAAATCCCTAGAGACTTCTGAATGTAGGCGAGTGAGTCCTGGGAGACTTCAAGGATATCAGAGCATGGGAAAATATCCAAAAGTTATTATGATATGAAAATATCCTACAGCGTAGTGCAATATAGTGAACAACTgttaaatagaagaaaaaaaaaactaacattgaAACTGAAGACATTTCTTCAGAAAGAAACTGACTTGGACTCAGACCAAGTATTCTAGGAATTTATCCATGGTCTCTAAAAAATGTGTGTTCTTCTCAATCTGGTTCTGTAGGTTATTAAATGTTCCGTGGTATACAATCAGGCAAACAAAAAAAGGGAACTTGAGTTCCAAGATACACAGATAATTTAGCGTCGTTAAAAATCCTAATAGGCTGCTAAAAAACACTTATGATTGTCCTCTGGACTACTTTTAATATTGTACAGTGTATAATCCCCACTTCAATATACCCACTTCAATAAAGTTGCCCATGCAACACATTTACAGAATGCTAAGAAAAACCCAGTCGCTGTCATAATATACAGATCAATAGTAATCCCAAAAGTAGCACTTACATCCATCTGAATAATAATGACATCCTCTCCTTTGTCCACCTGAAGTTGAGGGATAGTTGGCAGTGCATCCTGGGATGCAGACATTGCCAGGACCACAGCCAGTGCTTCCTCCTCCTCAGCCTCCATCTTCTCTTTGCACTGCTGGTGCTGCTTCATGTCATCGCTGTACGAGTCATTGCTCTCGGTCCTCTCAGGGGACAGCACTGCCACTTCGGACTTGAAGGTGACCGTGCTGTCACTGGCGGGCAGGGAGGCTTCCAGCAGGTCCTCCATGCTGGAGTTTAGCTCCGCTGAGGTATCCAGACGATGGTACTTCTCCTCCACCGGTGTGAAGACTGTGTCCTCGCTGGGAATCAACACGGTGTTGCTGCTAGAACTACTCTCACAGTGCGAAAGGTCTTTCAGGTCAAGCTTCATGTTGCTTTTCTTCGCTTCGTAAAGCTGCTTCCCGCTGTCACTCGGAGATGGCCGTGAGGGTTTTGGTCTGTGGATCTGGCTGCAAGGCAGAGGCCTCGCCTGGGTGAAAACGGGAGACAGTTTCTCAGGCTCTCTGCTTCCGGGGGAGCACTTTTGAACCTGGAGGGAGAACTTACGTTGGGTGCTTGGGGAGGCAGATGCCAGCTTGCTGGGGACAAAACCCTGAGGTCTAACCTTGGCATTCTCAGTTACAGGCAGATTTGGGGGGTTAGAAGAAGGAGAAGGCAAAGTTGGGAATGAAGTTGGGGAACGATTTGATGAGGGGGAGTTCAGACACTGACTTCGCGGCCTGCTCTTTGCCTGAACGGGAGCCTTTGGCTGTTCAGCAGAAGTGCTTGGCACTGGAAGTCCAACAGAAATGCCAGCTAACCTTTCTGCAATGTCCTCTGGACTGGCACCAGCTTTAATATTGCCAAGAGCCCTTGCTATTCTTCCAGGTAACTGGACAGTGTGGACAGGCGTATTATTTTCTGTGACGCTTGGCGAGTTCTGCGGGGCTGAAGGCTCTACAAATTCATCATGTCGTCCAGCTGCGGCGTGCACATCCTCCATGCCCAACTGAATGGCTTCAATAATGTCCATCTCTTCCGCGATGGCCATGAGACGGCGCCGCATGCGTGTGTAATGCGTAGAGCTGGTCACACTCAACATGTCCAAGAGCTTCACAAACACATGGGGCACCCTCGCAACCATCCTAGCAGCACTCAGGAAGACTCTCCTGGACAGCTTGCCAACCATGGAGTGGGAGTTGTCTATGGACTGAAGTGCAAAGCTCAAAAGAGATAACAGCTTctgatatctgtaaaaaaaaggaaccaaacaaACCAACATCAAtgactgtaaaaaacaaacaaaaaaaaaaaaacacatttaataaattatacatttgaaCCACACTGATGTAACACCACTGGCCCCCACTTTATCTCCCATCCTCCACGCAAATTGCCGCCTGTGTCTCTCCACATATACCAATCAAAAGAAGCTGTTCCCTGACCTTCAAACAGAGGCAGCAACTCTGCATTGGTGAGAGCACCTTGTCCTAGGTGTGGCGGCTCATGGAAGGCAATACAATGTTGTTGTAAAGTTGTATTAATTCTACTGCTGAATAAATTTGATGCGTTTATGCATAACCAGCGTTGTTATGTGCAAGTctgcacgttttcaaagtgcactGTTCAAGGGTtattaaaacatttctataaTGCACGTAAATGAATTTGTGGCTTACAGAAATGATTACTGCACAAGCAAATAATTCTATTTCATGTGTATTAAACATTAATAGGTAACATTTCCTAAAAATACAGATAGAGGCCCAGTTCAAATCAATCACGAGGGGATACAGAACAGATTCTTTGCAAGagatttgctttgtttgtttatataagtTAAGGAAAGTCTGAACTGTAGAAAAACAGTACCTTTCTGCAACAGCTTCTGACTTCTGGCAATCCCCACTGGAAACAATATGCGGGTAAAACTCAGCAGGAAATTCCAGTAAGAGCCTATCAATGAGGCAAAGACGGCCCAGCAAACACTGCCAGTTGCTGGCTTCCGTCCGAGTGCCGAGAATACAATTTAAGACATAGTCCACACCTTCAATACCAATGGACCCTGCAAAGACACAAGAAATAGTTaacctagatagatagatatagatagctagataggaGACAAATATTTCTAAGAGGGCATGAGTACCTCTTACTGTACACTTCATTTATAAATTATGCAAACGGGTTAGTCCTCTGGAGATACAAACAAGCAAACCAGGCTTCAATATTTAGGTCTTAAAaagatacacatatatacatgtattctaTGTTACCATGGGAACGCTTACATCCTTGCATTCTTCATGTTCACAGGAAGGTAAATGCAGAAATTATACTGCAGTAATTCATGTCTTCCTGCGCTATGATGCTTTCACAtctgcagttttaaaaacaaaccgcAGCAATTTTTTCCTACCatagaaacaataaataaaaagaatgacgGCAACTCCAAAAGAACAAGGTTCATACCCAAACCAGAGGAAATCAAACACTTGCTGGCATAAACCTCACCAAGTTGTATTTGCATTCAGGGCGGATTTGCTCAGTCACACCATCAGTCTTACCTGCTTTAAGTATTTCTCTCCCAACAGCCAGCTCCCCGACCTGACCTTTACACAATTCCAGCAACGTGGAAACAGAGAGCTGACTTGTACGGCTGTAAGAACAAACATTTTACACACATTAGCATTGCAACCACTGCAATTTCAAACATAAACAGATCTGTGTCTTCTGCACATAAAACTATTTCTCTTCAAAAATATTCACAATGGTAATGTTACTTCTTTAATGAAGGAACACAAATCGACCAGAAGGTGGCACTGTTTACAACCAGATCTTCAGGCAAAAGGTTTAAGGGCActtgaacagaaaataaaacatgcacatctgatttacacaaataaatgaaaatggtAAGATTCGCCCTCTAATAAAGCAAATTAGGGGAACCCTTTTAAAGTAAGATGTGTGTACCTGTTAGCATCTGCACACTTAACCAATATGGTCTCCACTACTGGCCTGAGAAGCTGCTGCAGTCTTGTTCTTTCTGTATGACTGTGGCACGGAGTGTAAACCAGCATGGCTCGTAATGTTTTctgtgaaggaaaaaaaaaaaaaaaagttacacaaatTTTGCATGTCAAAACCACAAAGACTTGCCGAAGAAAATGAAAGGTACAATAAAAAGCTTATCCAGCATTTTATGTAGTGGCTACTgaaattaattcattatttaaaattagaAGCATACTATTTTGAATTTGAGACTGTGTTGTAGTAGCACATGTACTTGGCCTTCAACCAATAAATTActgtcgagagagagagagagagagagagagagagagagagagagagagagagagagagagagagagagggggaggaggaggaggagagagaatgCTCCACTATGAAGAGGGAATGCTCAATTACTAATGGGAAAAGCAATTACGTGCAGGCTGGAGTGTACATATGGTACagttataataaaatacagtacatgtctgTACTCTCTTTTTACCAAAGGCGGCtcatcattaaaacaaaaaagaccaCTACACTGTCTGGCAGTATGGATTGAAAGGGACAGCTGTGACCCAGGGAATTAAATTAGGACTGCCAATTGAAATGGCTCTGAGGTTCAGCAGAAAACAGCTTTCAGCACCACAGGGAGGTCCATCTGCTTTATATAAAAAGACACCTTACTTGAACACCACTTGCCATAAATGCTTTGGGTGAAAGTGCAGGTTTGCACCTGTCACTTTTTTGCTCAGCCAAACCCTCTCTTCTCATGCTTATCTGCTATTTAGGTCCTTTCTATAAACCACAGATGTGGATACGGGAATCGCATGCAAACAAACTTTTTCAATAGgctgttaaaacaaaaatgttaaaatactgGGTAAAGTATAACAAACATGGTTTTGAAAGGAAGAAATACTTTGCCAATAATATAACTGTagttgaaatacagtacagtagctacAACTCAAACTGACCCAATTCATGGTTAGCTTTTTATTCCACAGTGCAGTCTACTGTACACCATTTTGTGTGAAAGGATAAGAAAGAACCTTAATTAGATATTAGGTAATATTCAGGCCAAATCATGCATCTTTCTGCAACAGCAGACTAAAAGCTTGAAGAGGATTGTAGTTCAGAACCATATTTACATCAGCATCTAGTCCTCTTACAATGTACTCTCTTCTTCTTAAACTAGCTCCAAACAAAGCAGCGATTAAGTCCAAAGGCTCTCAAACATCAACCCTGTAGCGGTTATTTACAGCACAAAGCTACCTCCCCTCTACTGTAGAGAATAATAGAAGAATAAGCTCAACACAAGACCCTTTCTGACAAACACAtgcctgaaaaacaaaaagaacaaaactTTTCTTGTGCTCAGAAATGCCAACCTCTCTAAGTAAAATGCCACAGGCAAATGTCAAC encodes the following:
- the LOC117425788 gene encoding mitogen-activated protein kinase kinase kinase 1 isoform X2, which produces MAATGSRTSPSGISELSNDSNAGNSYQSNTTSAPVPPNSPEAARQKSWRRKELRKVRSVDLDKPESLLLSPESGIAPVPAQLHFLSASSPGGFQPTLLQQSYAQQSNSLNNRSLSNTSNTSPFTATQELLNIKCNTENSSDYGASGASLEMTSSPNSRDMENKETLRGLQKMDDRPEERMIREKLKATCMPAWKHEWLERRNRRGPVVVKPIPVKSEDSEANKPGSESPGEPQSSASQQSRGRHSPSPSSSGSSVTTSSSSSSKNTVKSESPGVRRKRASPVPFQSGRVTPPRRAPSPDGFSPYSPEETQRRVSKVMRARLYLLQQIGPNSFLIGGDSPDNKYRVFIGPQTCSCGRGTFCIHVLFVMLRVFQLEPCDPMLWRKTLKNFEVESLFQKYHNRRSSRIKAPSRSTIQKFVSRMSNSHTSSSSSTSTSSNENSMKDEEEQMCPICLLDMLDEESLTVCEEGCRNKLHHHCMSIWAEECRRTRETLICPLCRAKWKSHDFYSHEMPSPLDASSGRPVHSQSHQHHQPSPTDTQRSQQESDFNLPQYGAQQIPPAYKELAEPWIKVFGIELVGCLFSRNWNIREMALRRLSHDVSGALLLANGERSGNSGSNNGNSLGAAASGPSHSDISGDVVVESCCSVLSMVCADPVYKVYVAALKTLRAMLVYTPCHSHTERTRLQQLLRPVVETILVKCADANSRTSQLSVSTLLELCKGQVGELAVGREILKAGSIGIEGVDYVLNCILGTRTEASNWQCLLGRLCLIDRLLLEFPAEFYPHIVSSGDCQKSEAVAERYQKLLSLLSFALQSIDNSHSMVGKLSRRVFLSAARMVARVPHVFVKLLDMLSVTSSTHYTRMRRRLMAIAEEMDIIEAIQLGMEDVHAAAGRHDEFVEPSAPQNSPSVTENNTPVHTVQLPGRIARALGNIKAGASPEDIAERLAGISVGLPVPSTSAEQPKAPVQAKSRPRSQCLNSPSSNRSPTSFPTLPSPSSNPPNLPVTENAKVRPQGFVPSKLASASPSTQRKFSLQVQKCSPGSREPEKLSPVFTQARPLPCSQIHRPKPSRPSPSDSGKQLYEAKKSNMKLDLKDLSHCESSSSSNTVLIPSEDTVFTPVEEKYHRLDTSAELNSSMEDLLEASLPASDSTVTFKSEVAVLSPERTESNDSYSDDMKQHQQCKEKMEAEEEEALAVVLAMSASQDALPTIPQLQVDKGEDVIIIQMDTPETLPGHTKAKHPYREGAEWLKGQQIGLGAFSSCYQAQDVGTGTLMAVKQVTYVRNTSSEQEEVVEALREEIRMMGHLNHPNIIRMLGATCEKNNYNLFVEWMAGGSVSHLLNKYGAFKEAVIINYTEQLLRGLSYLHENQIIHRDIKGANLLIDSTGQRLRIADFGAAARLASKGTGAGEFQGQLLGTIAFMAPEVLRGLQYGRSCDVWSVGCAIIEMSCAKPPWNAEKHSNHLALIFKIASATSAPTIPAHLSPGLRDVVLRCLELQPLDRPPARELLKHPIIRTAW